The following nucleotide sequence is from Priestia aryabhattai.
ATATACATTATTGATATTACTAAATAGTGAAAAATAATGTTCCCTTTTTCTAGTTTGTTATAATGAAAGTATATATGGTACGGGGAGGGCAGAGAATTTAAATATGATACTTATTAAAAACAGTGAAGAAGTAATAAGAGAAGCAAAATATCAACTTCACATGACCATGGATGATTATCAAACCAAAATTATCTCTATTTTTGATAAACAACGCATTCTAATGAATCAACGAATTAGATTAATGATTCTTCTGTCTGATATAAAAGAGCAGGCTGTATTAATTGGAAAGCACTCTGCAGCCAAAGGCAGATCAGAATATGAAGGACAGGATCAATTAATTACAGAAGTTATAGATGAAGTTCCTTTTCAGTACAGTAAAGAAACAGTGAGCGATTTGGAAAATAACATACAAATTAGTAAAAGAGAAATCGAAGATATAGCAAAAGAGTGCGGATTAGATACTGAAAAAATAATTAACCTCAAAGCCCTTTTACTTAATTTAAAGGTGTCTAGTTACATAAATGGACATTATGAAATGTATGTAAAAGATAACACTTTATCTGGTAAAAGATCTTAGAACGTTAGGATAAAACGAAGAAAGCTTTACATATAAGTAAAACTAATCAAGGTGTCGTGAGGCATCATTACTTAAACCTAAGATATGTGTAACAGAAAAAACACTGTACGGGAGCAGTGTTTTTTCTGTTTTTAAGCTTTATACTCCATATATCTTTAGTTACCATAATACAGCTTCTACGAAGCCTTTGTTCCGAAGAATATGGTACTTAGTTTGTTTTTCATCTGTTTATTTCCTTAAGACATCCCTACCGCCCAATCAACTGCTGTTTGTGCATGTATTTCCGTTGTATCGAATATAGGTATCGAGATATCACTCTGATTAATTAGTAAGGAAATTTCAGTACAACCTAATATAGCTCCTTCTATTCCATCGTTGATTAAACCATTTATAATTTTTTGATATGCACTTTTGGAATCTGAGTCAATTTTTCCTAAGCACAATTCTTTGTAAATAATATCATGTACAATTTGACACTCTTTTTCACGGGGGATATTAACTTTAAGATTATGATTAGCTATAAGTCGACCTTTATAAAAGTCCTCTTCCATCGTAAACTTTGTTCCAAGCAACCCGACTCTACTAATCCCTTGATCTTTTATTCTCTTAGCTGTGGCATCTGCAATATGTAGAATAGGAATACTAATATCTTTCTGAATATCACTTGCCATTTTATGCATGGTATTTGTACAGATAACTAAAAAGTCGGCTCCACCTTTTTCAATATATTGAGCTCCTCTAATCATTAATTCTGTTGCCTCATCCCATCTATCATGATGTTGTAATTTTTTTATTTCTTCAAAATCTACAGAATACATCACACTTTTAGCAGAGTGATGTCCTCCTAACTTTCTATTTACTGTTTGATTAATAATTCTGTAGTACTCACTTGATGATTCCCAACTCATTCCACCTAATAAGCCTATTGTTTTCAATTTCCCAACCTCCTTTATAGAAAATATTACCACAAATTAAGTTTGTTTCAGCGTGAACATCATAAACAACAGTAGTTACCATAATCACTCTTTCCGGAACACATACCAAAAACGATTCCTTGGTACACAAGGGCTCGTTCGCTTTTCCTTTTTCTTGTTTATACACGGTTTTATACATCATTGATTTAAAGGTCTTTTCTCAGTACCCAAGTGAACAGAAAATGTATAAAATTCCTGACTTATATGTTCTAGTCTCTTGAAAAAACTCCTTTGTATATACTGTTGTGAATAAAACATTATTATGGTATAAACCTACTATAATATAACAAATCAGGTAATTTATATGTTCAAGAGGAAAGAATTTTTGATTTTATTTATTGTATTAATTTCTATTGGTTTTTTCTTTTTTATACTCAAAGACGATGGAGAAATCAAAAGAGATAATATAGAAATAGGATATAAAACAAATGATGAATCTCAACAAATTATTGACCCACAAAATAAAGTGGATCGAAACAAGGAGCTAATTGTCTCTATACATTTTAAAGACAATTCGGGAAAAGAAAAACAAAATAAAAAGTTTGTACTAAAATTAGCTAATATCAAGGATAAAAGCAATATTTTAATGGAAGAAACTATTCCTAATGACGAGGGTACTTCGGGATATGAATTTAAAATTAGTCCAGGGAAACTCTCTGCAGGAAAATATCAATTTTCTTTGTATAGAGATAATAATTTGAGCGTAGAAAAAGTCTTTACATTCAAATGATAAAGAATACGTTGTCCGTAAAAGTATACTTTTACGAACATATAATTTTCTATTTTTTAGAATGTGATTATTGATATAAAAAAGAAGCCACTACGATAGTTTGGCTTCTTTTCACGTGCACAACGAATTTAGTTACTATTTTCGTTAGACCACTTGTCATCATTATCAATCCATTTGTTCTTATTTAAATCAAAAGATTCTATATCATCATGAAAATCTAGATAAACAGGCAGCTTTATTCCATTATCACCGGCTTTATTCCAACAAGAAATAAACCAGTTTATAATCAATTCTTTCTCAGCAGCAGATATTTCTTCTTCATTTTGCTCATAAAAATCCCAAAATTCATCTGAATGCTCGTCGGCTAGCTCATAGTATTCAAACTCTTCAAGTAACTCATAACTTCCTGAAAAAATGGCACGATCGTTCCCTTCATAGAAAACTTCGTTCGCTTCATCGTCCATAGAAAACATCATAATAGACAAATCAAATGGCTGGATAAAAATTTCAAAGTCCAGTAAATCAATGCCCTTATAATAATGAAAATTATGTACTTTTTCGATATTGTTAATTAACTTATCTTCATTTTGCTCAAGTATTTTCTTTAATGAACCAATATATGAATCAACCGTAAATAACTTATCACTTTTATTTTCCTCTTTTGTATGCTTCCAAGTATCAAAACGCTCATTAATCTTTGTTTTAATAGCCTCATAATTATTCCACGTATCTTCTACCTTATAAAGGGATTCTATATGAGGAAATATAGCTTCATAATCATCTAAATAAGTTCCTTTATCGAAATCAAAATAATCTTTTGTAAAGGCCTTTCCTTCTGCATTCAGCATATCGCTGGCAAAGACGCCATCCCATTCCATGTATACTTCTGTTCCAGTCATGTTCTTTTGTTTAAACTTTATGATCTCCTGTGCAGCTTCTTCTTTAAATTCTTTGCTATATAAATTTTCTTCAATAATCCAACCGAGATACATTCCAGTATGAACGAATGCCTGTTTTTCACTCAAGTTACTCGGAAAATCTCCTTCATAATGCCATTTAGCTTTATCATAGACGGTTGTCATGGCCTTTTCCTCTTTCTCTATATCTTCTATTAAGGTAGTTTCTTCTTGTTCACGAATACTTTTTTTATTTAATGAGTCTTCGCAGCCTTGCAGGAACAAAATAATAAACACAAAAAATGGAATACACTTTAATTTATACAAAATTCCCTCCATGAATTACATTAAAAGTAAACGATATACTGCATTATATACTGTAGAGGTTAAACTATATATATTTTAACTAATGAAAATAGGAGTATAGTAAAAAAATGTAGTTTCTAAAAAGATAGTTTAGCTTAATCATTCTTTGCGACTATAACTAATTTTTAATTGTTTTGGCTCTAATGGGGGTACACGAAATAATTGCTTTAGAAAATCATCGAAAGTGTCTGCTATTTTGATATGCTCCCATTCTGTAGTATCGTATGTTGAAGCTGAGAAGTTTTCTGCGATATATATAACAGCAGGGTCTTGTGATCTACTACGGTAATCTAACACGACCCAATAGTGAAAATCAGTCCACAACACCACAAATTTACCGGTGAGTTTGACTTCTTTTAATAATTCTTCGGAAGACAAGATACTCATATCATCATTTTCAAAATGTATAGGATCAATCTCACTAATCCTTGCCCTTTCCCCATAAGGAATGCTTTCTGTATCTCCATCGGGTAATATAAAGTATGGATAGTTTAATCCCCCACCATTTTTTATTTTCATTAAATCCACTAATGAACTAGGTAACTTAACGTCTAAAATAATTTCGGTTTTCTTTATTATTTCATCATTTATCGGATAATCTATACGCTTATATTTACTATCGTCGCTCCAAAAGTTTTCGCTCTGATAAAATTCTTTTTTCAAAAGTTCACCTTCTTTATTGTAATTTTTATAAACTTTATACCTTTGCTTCTAAAATATTTTCTAGATCATCTAAGGTCCCCTTAATCAATCCTTCTAAATCCTCAATCTGGTTTAATTCCGTAACAAGGTAAAAATTCACGCGGGTTTTATCTGGAATTTCTAATTTATACTCTATAGGTAACAT
It contains:
- a CDS encoding aspartate/glutamate racemase family protein, which codes for MKTIGLLGGMSWESSSEYYRIINQTVNRKLGGHHSAKSVMYSVDFEEIKKLQHHDRWDEATELMIRGAQYIEKGGADFLVICTNTMHKMASDIQKDISIPILHIADATAKRIKDQGISRVGLLGTKFTMEEDFYKGRLIANHNLKVNIPREKECQIVHDIIYKELCLGKIDSDSKSAYQKIINGLINDGIEGAILGCTEISLLINQSDISIPIFDTTEIHAQTAVDWAVGMS
- a CDS encoding SMI1/KNR4 family protein, which codes for MKKEFYQSENFWSDDSKYKRIDYPINDEIIKKTEIILDVKLPSSLVDLMKIKNGGGLNYPYFILPDGDTESIPYGERARISEIDPIHFENDDMSILSSEELLKEVKLTGKFVVLWTDFHYWVVLDYRSRSQDPAVIYIAENFSASTYDTTEWEHIKIADTFDDFLKQLFRVPPLEPKQLKISYSRKE